The Aureispira anguillae genome contains a region encoding:
- a CDS encoding ABC transporter ATP-binding protein has product MKNVITVKGLTKVYNPDTIPVHALRGVDLEIGQGEFTALVGPSGSGKTTLLNTIGGLDTATSGSVIINDQDIASLSDSAMIEFRKQNIGFVFQAYNLIPVLTAKENVEFVMLLQGRSQAERDVRVKELLSAVGLEEQIDRRPSQLSGGQQQRVAVARALASKPMFVLADEPTANLDSKSTTDLLDIMARLNKEENITFLFSTHDQRVIDRARRVVTLEDGAIISDQKFA; this is encoded by the coding sequence ATGAAAAATGTAATAACAGTAAAAGGGCTGACTAAGGTTTATAATCCTGATACGATTCCTGTTCATGCATTGAGAGGGGTAGATTTAGAGATTGGACAGGGCGAATTTACAGCGTTGGTTGGTCCTTCAGGGTCTGGTAAAACTACCTTGTTGAATACCATTGGTGGGCTGGATACTGCAACCAGTGGAAGTGTAATCATTAATGATCAAGATATTGCTAGCCTATCCGACTCTGCGATGATTGAATTTCGCAAACAAAATATTGGCTTTGTTTTTCAGGCTTATAATTTAATTCCTGTTTTGACGGCTAAGGAAAATGTAGAATTTGTGATGTTATTACAAGGGCGATCTCAAGCAGAACGAGATGTTAGGGTGAAGGAATTGCTTAGTGCTGTTGGTCTAGAAGAACAGATCGATAGACGCCCTTCGCAATTATCAGGAGGACAACAGCAACGGGTGGCGGTTGCTCGTGCATTAGCTTCCAAACCTATGTTTGTCTTGGCCGATGAACCTACGGCAAATTTGGATTCTAAATCGACAACAGATTTGTTGGATATTATGGCTAGGTTAAACAAAGAAGAAAATATTACTTTTTTATTTTCTACGCATGATCAACGTGTAATTGACCGTGCTAGGCGAGTCGTTACCTTGGAGGATGGAGCCATTATTTCAGACCAAAAGTTCGCCTAA